One window of the Cryptococcus gattii WM276 chromosome E, complete sequence genome contains the following:
- a CDS encoding Mitochondrial recombination nuclease with RNAse, DNA endo- and exonucleolytic activities, putative; Nuc1p (Similar to TIGR gene model, INSD accession AAW43593.1), translated as MPTLGPSLLFVAGLTLGVGAGTFLPRKASQPNVPLPPPPPEGGRPDFKESKALVPTATGIVGPLQGGFPGPTPDIINRVAYTAAYDRRLRHPAWTAEHITATSLAKVPPPQVKGTPVPLEAARAADTSSQPEVIKGDRSKSVFKEDDGIPEMFRAKLSDYFRSGYDRGHMVPAADAKISQQAMDETFYLSNIAPQVGDGFNRHYWAYVEDFCRRLTTNFEDVYVFTVPLYLPEKHADGKWRVTYEVIGNPPSISVPTHFAKVILASRPDFSYPQKPSSTSTALTSPQTVKELALGAFVLPNKEIPDQADLRTFIVPVEHVEKAAGLKLFNEEVKTKSRQLCAVTQCQVIVRRFDDARKQLGGKK; from the exons ATGCCCACCCTCGGCCCTTCCCTGCTCTTCGTTGCAGGTCTCACACTCGGTGTCGGTGCAGGCACTTTCCTCCCAAGGAAAGCCTCACAGCCTAACGTCCCTCTCCCCCCGCCTCCTCCTGAAGGCGGCCGACCCGATTTCAAGGAGAGCAAGGCCTTGGTCCCAACAGCCACTGGCATTGTTGGGCCTCTTCAGGGCGGCTTCCCCG GCCCTACACCCGACATCATCAATCGCGTAGCATACACGGCCGCATACGACCGTCGACTCCGACACCCCGCATGGACTGCCGAACATATCACTGCCACTTCCCTCGCAAAGgttcctcctcctcaagTCAAAGGTACCCCTGTCCCCCTTGAAGCTGCCCGCGCCGCGGACACTTCGTCTCAACCAGAGGTCATCAAAGGCGACAGGTCAAAGAGTGTCTTTAAGGAGGATGACGGTATTCCTGAGATGTTCAGAGCAAAACTTTCCGATT ACTTCCGAAGCGGTTATGATCGAGGGCATAT GGTACCCGCCGCCGACGCTAAGATTTCTCAGCAAGCAATGGACGAGACATTCTACCTTTCTAACATTGCCCCCCAAGTCGGTGACGGTTTCAACAGGCACT ACTGGGCCTACGTTGAGGACTTTTGCCGAAGGTTGACTACCAACTTTGAAGATGTCTACGTCTTCAC CGTCCCTCTCTACCTTCCTGAGAAACACGCCGATGGTAAATGGCGGGTG ACTTACGAGGTGATTGGCAACCCTCCTTCCATTTCTGTCCCTACCCACTTTGCCAAGGTCATCCTTGCCTCTCGCCCCGACTTTTCCTACCCCCAGAAACCTTCTTCGACATCCACCGCCTTGACTTCTCCTCAGACAGTAAAGGAGCTCGCTCTCGGCGCCTTCGTCCTTCCCAACAAGGAAATCCCTGACCAGGCAGATTTAAGGACCTTTATTGTCCCTGTAGAACACGTGGAGAAGGCCGCTGGCTTGAAGTTGTTCAACGAAGAGGTCAAGACGAAGAGCAGGCAGCTTTGTGCTGTGACCCAATGTCAGGTCATTGTTAGGAGGTTTGATGATGCCAGGAAGCAGCTGGGAGGAAAGAAGTAG
- a CDS encoding protein carrier, putative (Similar to TIGR gene model, INSD accession AAW43595.1), translated as MSTEHLLGDIGAVLTAFIASEDHPRREAEAHLQRLAVEQPAEVLLVLAQVGALGVGGFQLDHRLLALILLKRMAFKPLDGLFLNPQSQHPVAPFDVIRETTRGRIETVICAGIKDEMDVRMRKGLGACAANWAHECAIRHRPLLPLPPVLLELTASPHPFHRFTPFQLLDLAPTLLVDSVRDPIPAEQLAQMLQAGLNDPSVDVRVEAMKAVRSVLIEGVTGSERSEIGANLVLHSFETLRNLPPPLASHALIPLVDLASTHPGLFMTSLNPILSSLLPLLAPPAQETNLPPFQFSPYPPHNMTFEEWEDISNPATEIILSLIELRPTHMSEWENGRAVKEMIGLLLARQVVTFGNDSQDWLETKDLDEEAEEYPVLAEESLSRLSMALGGDIVLPKLSLQVQALLQQEDWRCRFAAIAGISSVAEGCLDELQAGLREVLAMLSSVAKDPHPRVRYEFLQCLGQMSADLEGALQENFADDVLQISLALLDDPIMRVRSHSAASLTNFFQEASPRHFEKYLEPIVRGLLNLYQSQVLYAQDQALATLATVATAAEKMFTPFYRDIMDLCFMILSNSAITDVAQRKLQGRAMECGTLLGIAVGKNMFGTDAVKLSQLMITIQNQIVDADDPRSGYLMDAWSNVCQSLGASFEPFLQYVVPNLLETASYKPSDYGAGEEQEDDTGGAHTYEIDQKIMAFESLTTYAFQMRGKFAPWLAPCMQLSLNELSCSFSEDVREAAAFLVPGLLQVAKDSQVWADAPYNFTQVFQQLVNVIVRTNDIGYTALLYKSFTDSLHVISAPFPAELTTQLLKSGHAVLHTIAQTRADREAQEPYMDESDKEIYLEEQKEEEACLTHFRKALEMVIKVGDSNAGTEQGALANGLREELQGAIDMVREVKKRGMKGDGEKRFG; from the exons ATGTCCACAGAGCACCTGCTGGGAGACATAGGCGCGGTCCTCACAGCTTTTATCGCCTCCGAAGACCATCCAAGGCGAGA AGCTGAGGCGCATCTCCAAAGGCTGGCAGTCGAGCAGCCTGCCGAAGTCCTCCTCGTACTCGCTCAAGTGGGGGCACTGGGTGTAGGAGGTTTCCAGCTCGAT CACCGTCTGCTCGCCCTCATTCTTCTCAAGCGTATGGCATTTAAACCCCTGGATGGGCTTTTCCTCAATCCTCAAAGTCAGCATCCAGTGGCTCCGTTTGATGTGATTCGTGAAACGACTCGTGGGCGGATAGAAACCGTCATATGTGCTGGCATCAAAGATGAGATGGACGTCAGAATGAGGAAAGGCCTAGGGGCATGTGCTGCCAACTGGGCACATGAATGCGCTATCAGACACC GCCCATTGTTACCTCTTCCACCGGTTCTCCTTGAACTTACAGCATCCCCTCACCCCTTTCACCGCTTCACTCCATTTCAGCTTCTAGATCTGGCGCCTACTCTATTAGTTGACTCTGTCAGGGACCCTATCCCTGCTGAGCAATTAGCACAGATGCTACAGGCCGGGCTGAATGACCCTAGTGTAGACGTGAGAGTCGAGGCTATGAAAGCTGTCAGGAGTGTTCTCATAGAGGGGGTGACTGGCTCAGAGAGGAGCGAGATTGGGGCAAACTTGGTGCTTCATTCTTTCGAG ACTCTTCGTAATCTGCCTCCGCCACTGGCATCTCATGCGTTGATTCCACTGGTCGACCTTGCATCCACTCATCCCGGTCTATTCATGACATCTCTCAACCCCATCCTAtcgtctcttcttccactcctTGCCCCGCCTGCCCAAGAAACTAATTTGCCACCTTTTCAATTTTCTCCATATCCTCCACACAACATGACTTTTGAAGAATGGGAGGATATCTCCAATCCTGCTACAGAAATCATCTTATCGTTGATAGAATTGCGCCCGACGCATATGTCGGAATGGGAAAATGGGAGAGCAGTGAAGGAAATGATTGGTTTACTGCTGGCAAGGCAGGTGGTGACTTTCGGAAACGACTCTCAAGACTGGTTAGAAACCAAAGAT CTGGATGAGGAGGCAGAGGAGTATCCTGTACTTGCAGAAGAGAGTCTTAGTCGTCTTTCCATGGCCCTTG GGGGCGACATCGTCTTGCCCAAGCTATCGCTACAAGTCCAGGCGCTTCTTCAACAAGAAGATTGGCGTTGTCGATTTGCTGCCATTGCCGGTATCTCCAGTGTAGCTGAAGGCTGTCTCGACGAGCTACAAGCTGGTTTGCGTGAAGTCCTTGC TATGCTTTCTTCAGTGGCAAAGGATCCTCACCCACGGGTGAGGTACGAATTCTTGCAATGTCTTGGTCAAATGTCTGCCGATCTTGAG GGAGCTCTGCAAGAGAATTTCGCCGATGATGTCCTGCAAATCtctttggccttacttGATGACCCTATTATGAGAGTCCGCTCGCACTCGGCAGCGTCACTTACAAACTTTTTCCAAGAAGCAAGTCCTCGTCACTTTGAAAAGTACCTCGAACCCATCGTTCGCGGGCTCTTGAATCTCTATCAAAGTCAAGTCTTGTACGCGCAAGATCAGGCCCTTGCTACGCTGG CTACTGTGGCTACTGCAGCTGAAAAGATGTTTACGCCCTTTTACC GAGATATTATGGACCTCTGTTTCATGATACTTTCAAATTCTGCCATTACCGATGTGGCGCAGCGCAAGCTTCAGGGAAGAGCTATGGAGTGTGGTACCTTACTTG GTATAGCGGTAGGCAAGAAT ATGTTTGGCACGGACGCCGTCAAACTGTCACAGTTGATGATTACCATTCAAAATCAAATAGTCGATGCAGATGATCCTCGCTCAGGCTACCTAATGGATG CCTGGTCAAATGTCTGTCAATCATTGGGTGCATCGTTTGAACCTTTTCTGCAATACGTGGTGCCGAATTTGCTTGAAACAGCGTCTTATAAGCCCTCGGACT ATGGGGCAGGAGAAGAACAGGAAGATGATACTGGTGGTGCCCACACATACGAGATTGATCAAAAGATCATGGCGTTTGAAAGTTTGACAACGTATGCTTTCCAGATGCGGGGGAAATTTGCACCGTGGTTGGCCCCCTGCATGCAGCTAAGTCTGAACGAATTGAGCTGCTCTTTCTCCGAGGACGTGAGAGAAGCCGCTGCATT CTTGGTACCAGGACTGCTCCAAGTCGCAAAAGACTCCCAAGTCTGGGCGGATGCGCCATATAATTTTACCCAAGTCTTCCAACAGCTAGTCAATGTAATCGTCAGGACAAATGATATTGGTTATACCGCTCTACT CTATAAATCATTCACCGATTCTCTCCATGTCATCTCTGCTCCTTTCCCTGCAGAACTCACCACACAGCTTTTAAAATCCGGTCATGCCGTGTTGCATACCATTGCTCAAACTCGCGCGGACCGGGAGGCTCAAGAGCCGTACATGGACGAGTCGGATAAAGAGATTTATCTTGAAGAgcagaaggaggaagaggcgTGTTTGACACATTTTAGGAAAGCGTTGGAGATGGTTATCAAGGTGGGAGATTCTAATGCGGGGACCGAACAGGGAGCGCTGGCGAATGGTTTGAGAGAAGAGTTGCAAGGTGCAATAGACATGGTGAGGGAGGTCAAGAAGCGGGGTATGAAGGGTgatggagaaaagaggtttggatga
- a CDS encoding Adenylyl sulfate kinase, putative (similar to TIGR gene model, INSD accession AAW43597.1): MATNITFHPGAVTQDERNTLLGQKGCTVWLTGLSASGKSTIATALEQHLLHKKLHAYRLDGDNIRFGLNKDLGFDQASRVENIRRIGEVSLLFALSSTISLTAFISPYISDRQLARELHEKHSPAIPFIEVFIDAPLSVVEQRDPKGLYKKARAGEIKDFTGISAPYEAPANPEIHIRTDEVDVTGAVEIITKYLVDNGLIPA, from the exons ATGGCTACCAACATCACCTTCCACCCCG GAGCTGTTACCCAGGACGAGCGAAACACGCTTCTCGGCCAAAAGGGATGCACCGTCTGGCTCACCGGTTTAAGCGCTTCCGGCAAG TCTACCATCGCGACTGCCCTTGAACAGCACTTGCTCCACAAGAAGCTTCACGCTTACAGGTTGGACGGTGATAACATTCGATTCGGTCTCAACAAG GACCTTGGCTTTGACCAAGCTTCTCGAGTTGAAAACATTCGACGAATCGGCGAAGTTTCCCTCCTCTTTGCGCTCTCGTCCACCATCTCCCTCACCGCCTTCATCTCCCCATACATCTCTGACCGACAGCTCGCCCGAGAGTTGCACGAAAAACACTCGCCCGCCATCCCTTTCATCGAAGTCTTCATCGACGCTCCTCTTTCCGTCGTCGAGCAGAGAGACCCCAAGGGCTTGTACAAAAAGGCTAGAGCCGGTGAGATCAAGGACTTTACAGGTATCTCTGCCCCTTACGAGGCTCCCGCCAACCCCGAGATCCATATCAGGACCGACGAGGTTGACGTGACCGGTGCCGTCGAGATCATTACCAAGTACCTCGTCGACAACGGTCTTATCCCTGCTTAA
- a CDS encoding uncharacterized protein (Similar to TIGR gene model, INSD accession AAW43598.1): MPTLRKTGDRAASATGNLAKPPPIPSTSRAPSKPSKPSAPPPPPPGRTAPPAPPPPPAAPPAPPAPPAPAPSRHVPAPPGRATPPVPPAPPAPPAPPAPSSRAPPRAPPPPPIPPAPSRTAPPAPPPAPTPARNVHRKEPPAPPPLPGRSPAPSLPNRPASSVPARAVPPPPPRPSSTASGRTPPPPPPPPPPRPTGPPTLPSRPASSYAAPNRALPPATLSRTDSSNLAPPTPPRRPSSVSMSASPTPPAPPAPPAPPAPAPAARRMMPPSAPAPAPSRPIPPPAPRVVEPEPEPEPEPAEYYEQEEEEAAPPPLPAGRHISRLPPAPPSAPPPPPPGPSPAARAPPPPRPPAPAPVPARAPPSPAPVAERTRPHPAGTTFAPPPPPPGISPAAAAAANNRSSLAPPILASRARSQSQSQSQSQNTSHQRSYSSNLTSDGNDANDDDEDYQEQVPEPPAVVGSWTFPMKGMFPAPRPWSGRKKTYVSGNMQGGGIGF, translated from the exons ATGCCCACGCTGAGAAAGACGGGCGACAGAGCAGCAT CTGCCACGGGCAACTTGGCCAAACCACCGCCCATCCCATCCACCAGCAGAGCCCCGTCCAAGCCATCCAAGCCATCCGCACCGCCGCCCCCGCCTCCTGGCCGTACTGCGCCGCcagcaccaccaccacctccagCGGCACCGCCAGCACCGCCAGCGCCGCCAGCGCCAGCACCAAGCCGACATGTCCCAGCACCGCCTGGGAGAGC TACTCCGCCTGTACCCCCTGCACCCCCTGCACCCCCTGCACCTCCAGCGCCATCCTCTCGAGCGCCTCCCAGAGCGCCGCCGCCTCCGCCTATTCCCCCAGCTCCATCTCGAACAGCACCGCCAGCCCCACCTCCGGCACCCACACCAGCTCGGAATGTGCACCGAAAGGAACCTCCAGCACCGCCGCCTTTGCCTGGAAGATCACCTGCGCCGTCATTACCCAACAGACCAGCAAGCAGTGTCCCAGCG AGAGCCGTaccaccacctcctcctcgcccGTCGTCGACCGCCAGCGGAAGGACgccccctcctcctcctccaccaccaccacctcgTCCTACAGGCCCACCGACACTTCCCTCACGCCCAGCAAGCTCTTATGCCGCTCCTAATCGCGCACTTCCTCCCGCTACATTGTCTCGTACAGATTCGAGCAATCTGGCGCCTCCTACGCCTCCACGTCGACCATCGTCGGTATCCATGTCGGCATCTCCAACTCCACCCGCGCCCCCCGCACCACCCGCACCGCCTGCACCGGCGCCCGCTGCACGGAGGATGATGCCACCTTCAGCTCCAGCTCCTGCTCCGTCCAGACCAATCCCTCCCCCTGCTCCCCGCGTAGTAGAGCCAGAACCAGAACCAGAGCCAGAGCCAGCGGAGTACTATGaacaagaggaagaagaggccGCACCGCCGCCTTTACCTGCCGGACGACATATCTCG CGACTACCACCCGCTCCGCCAAGCGCGCCTCCTCCGCCGCCTCCCGGACCTAGCCCTGCAGCC CGAGCCCCGCCCCCGCCCCGGCCCCCTGCACCTGCACCTGTCCCTGCTCGTGCACCCCCCTCCCCAGCTCCAGTGGCAGAGAGGACCCGGCCCCATCCGGCGGGAACGACGTTTGCGCCTCCTCCGCCCCCTCCTGGCATCTCGCCCgcagcggcagcagcagcgaATAATCGCTCATCCCTCGCGCCTCCCATCCTCGCCTCACGCGCCCGCTCCCAAAGCCAAAGCCAAAGCCAAAGCCAAAACACAAGTCATCAGCGTTCCTACTCGTCTAATCTAACAAGTGACGGTAACGATGCAAACGACGACGATGAGGATTATCAAGAGCAAGTACCCGAGCCGCCGGCTGTAGTGGGAAGCTGGACGTTCCCGATGAAGGGCATGTTCCCCGCCCCGAGACCGTGGTCCGGTAGGAAAAAGACATATGTCAGTGGGAATATGCAAGGCGGTGGGATCGGGTTCTAG
- a CDS encoding uncharacterized protein (Similar to SGTC gene model, INSD accession EAL20418.1), which produces MAAAAYLGGPVTALLFLILETRNDYVRFHAYQSALLTTPLLVVLLLFNLLIPLPAFLRTLFIVVSVGGTLYAAFRAWKDAQEGLERFWLPYIGPVAERWVIPLPQKRHVTLPTLPILLLLLGTGFLLHSLFFSPPPPSALAPPGKYTSSPFLVHPTDFIDPPPPDRPSYIPEPVEPKKKGMLVPDAVHYVYGLKPVPEGQRGEELPYYAYLAMRSALINLSPKVIFFHYEHLPTGPWWDLIRPHLTLIKTQVPESIYGRPLKHFAHKADVLRLLAMKYSGGIYLDIDIYVYASSSSGSRNRLTICCTTLQRWAWKRPLTLGGRLSIPKVFVTQSSYLNPTLYSSIGGSPLMKLLTEVSGPNTASSSHGQVNSPVNTRQKSKSSPNAHSSGQCGMGTRSKRHTRRLNTTLKRPDNMRKLPSPLDHTHTHTHPR; this is translated from the exons ATGGCGGCCGCTGCCTATCTCGGTGGGCCTGTGACCG CGCTGCTCTTCTTGATCCTCGAGACCCGCAACGACTATGTCCGCTTCCATG CGTACCAATCGGCCCTGCTCACAACGCCGCTCCTCgtcgtcctcctcctgtTCAACCTCCTCATCCCGCTCCCCGCCTTCCTCCGCACGCTCTTCATCGTCGTCTCCGTCGGAGGCACCCTGTACGCTGCATTCAGAGCGTGGAAAGATGCGCAGGAAGGGCTGGAGAGGTTCTGGCTGCCGTATATCGGGCCCGTCGCGGAGAGATGG GTCATCCCCCTCCCCCAAAAACGCCATGTCACCCTCCCCACGCTCCCgatcctcctcctcctcctcggcactggcttcctcctccactctTTATTTTTCtccccccctcccccaTCCGCTCTCGCTCCGCCAGGCAAATACACCTCGTCGCCGTTCCTCGTACACCCCACCGACTTTATCGACCCCCCACCGCCCGATCGTCCGAGCTACATCCCAGAACCAGTCGAGcccaagaagaagggcatGCTCGTCCCCGATGCCGTTCACTATGTCTACGGCCTCAAGCCCGTGCCCGAGGGACAGCGCGGGGAAGAGTTGCCGTATTATGCCTATCTAGCTATGCGCAGTGCACTCATCAATCTCTCGCCAAAAGTCATCTTCTT CCACTATGAACATCTCCCCACGGGTCCATGGTGGGATCTCATCCGGCCGCACTTGACGCTGATCAAAACCCAAGTGCCAGAGAGTATCTACGGACGTCCACTCAAGCACTTTGCGCATAAAGCCGACGTCCTTCGATTACTCGCCATGAAGTATTCCGGTGGGATATACCTTGATATTGATATCTACGTGTACGCGTCCTCTTCATCTGGAT CACGAAACCGTTTGACGATCTGCTGTACTACCCTACAACGCTGGGCATGGAAGCGTCCCCTGACTCTCGGCGGTCGGCTCTCGATCCCGAAGGTCTTTGT AACGCAATCATCATATCTCAACCCAACTCTTTATTCATCGATCGGTGGCTCGCCTCTTATGAAACTTTTGACGGAGGTATCTGGGCCCAACACAGCGTCGTCAAGCCATGGGCAAGT CAACTCGCCCGTGAACACCCGACAGAAGTCCAAGTCCTCTCCGAACGCGCATTCTTCTGGCCAATGTGGCATGGGGACGAGATCAAAAAGACACACGAGACGACTCAACACGACTTTAAAGCGTCCGGACAATATGCGCAAGTTACCCAGTCCTTTGGATcacacacacacacacacacacCCGCGATGA
- a CDS encoding uncharacterized protein (Similar to TIGR gene model, INSD accession AAW43600.1) gives MSDKPTSSSPTEPPEQSAAFEKWRSGLAQFTGLGLSESEKAERERLKAQGKLEKDWDKCEGWKRQLMDYSPMITFLLNHLKLAGCAFPSSALQCHPCPENRAGGFSPDHGILLCQDRFFNKKHMEDTLAHELIHAFDHCRFKVDWGNLRHHACSEIRAANLSGDCRFTREVKRGFYAFNKQHQACVKRRAILSVLANPACTSPEMAEKAVNEVWESCFTDTRPFDEIY, from the exons ATGTCTGACAAACCAACGTCTTCTTCCCCGACAGAACCCCCCGAGCAATCTGCCGCTTTTGAAAAATGGCGTTCCGGTCTTGCCCAATTCACCGGTCTTGGTCTTTCTGAATCCGAAAAGGCAGAGAGGGAGAGATTAAAAGCGCAAGGGAAATTAGAAAAGGATTGGGATAAGTGTGAAGGGTGGAAACGACAACTCATGGACTATA GCCCGATGATCACTTTTTTACTCAACCACCTCAAACTCGCCGGGTGCGCCTTCCCTTCCTCGGCGCTGCAATGCCACCCATGCCCCGAGAACCGTGCGGGCGGGTTCTCACCCGACCACGGCATCTTACTATGTCAAGATCGATTTTTTAATAAGAAGCATATGGAGGATACATTGGCGCACGAGTTGATTCATGCGTTTGACCATTGTCGGTTTAAAGTGGATTGGGGGAATTTGAGACATCATGCGTGTAGTGAG ATAAGAGCAGCCAATCTATCTGGAGATTGTAGGTTTACAAGGGAAGTGAAACGAGGATTTTACGCATTCAACAAACAGCATCAG GCGTGTGTGAAGCGCCGCGCGATATTATCAGTATTGGCCAACCCGGCTTGCACATCTCCCGAAATGGCAGAAAAGGCGGTTAACGAGGTTTGGGAGAGCTGCTTTACAGATACAAGACCGTTTGATGAAATATATTAG
- a CDS encoding Hypothetical Protein (Similar to TIGR gene model, INSD accession AAW43601.1): MTDRSPERPQEEPKPSASPTRSRPEPEVEQPAPKRIRSNADDKGRGKRLFGNLLGTLQKFKTEDKSSRVTEAAKRREELSERITKKLQSETALNHDIQETDRELKTLRIATETAEAIWRQKEIALSSRHALLKPTAHFLHTALPLPHPPAFETNLLNPAPIPLSAGPTRDPPVKSDLPPLYFLPKILMPHQDDLIKSQVANIDELISEEVAALAAEREQIRTTARENKKRMEELSAKLSELRKQVRTSKDKERDLKGGGTEKSENGLKTDELGRAPREEMMEVDDDKSKEDKSKDDKVKDVRDEKEKGVKIEGDEGDIEVEY, from the exons ATGACAGATAGATCACCGGAGAG ACCACAGGAAGAACCCAAGCCAAGCGCTTCACCTACTCGCTCTCGCCCAGAGCCTGAAGTTGAACAACCAGCTCCCAA ACGTATTAGGTCTAATGCCGACGAtaaaggaagaggaaagcGACTATTTGGTAACCTCTTGGGCACACTTCAAAAGTTCAAGACCGAGGACAAGTCTAGCCGTGTCACTGAAGCT GCAAAGCGAAGGGAAGAGTTGTCAGAGAGAATAACAAAGAAACTTCAATCAGAAACTGCCCTTAATCATGATATCCAAGAAACAGACAGAGAGCTCAAGACATTGAGGATTGCGACCGAGACCGCGGAAGCTATATGGAGGCAAAAGGAGATTGCT CTGTCATCCCGCCACGCATTGTTAAAACCTACCGCTCATTTCCTGCACACTGCTTTGCCCCTCCCCCATCCTCCAGCGTTTGAAACTAACCTGTTGAATCCCGCTCCTATACCTTTATCAGCAGGCCCTACCAGGGACCCGCCAGTCAAGTCTGATCTTCCTCCATTGTATTTT TTGCCAAAGATCTTAATGCCGCATCAGGATGATTTAATCAAGAGTCAAGTAGCAAACATTGATGAGCTTATCTCTGAAGAAGTAGCTGCCCTTGCCGCTGAGCGTGAGCAAATCAGAACAACTGCTAGGGagaacaagaagaggatggaagagcTTTCTGCCAAGTTGTCCGAGCTTCGTAAGCAAGTGAGAACAAGCAAAGATAAAGAGAGAGACTTGAAGGGTGGTGGGACCGAGAAGAGCGAAAATGGATTGAAGACGGATGAACTTGGACGAGCGCCGAgggaggagatgatggaggtTGATGATGACAAGTCCAAGGAAGACAAGTCTAAAGATGATAAGGTCAAGGATGTGAGggatgaaaaggaaaagggtGTCAAGATtgagggagatgaaggCGATATCGAAGTGGAGTACTAG
- a CDS encoding septin, putative (Similar to TIGR gene model, INSD accession AAW43602.1~Cell division control protein 11) → MAARPTRARKQAKKGVQLTLMVVGASGTGRTTFVNTLVESFLLEHSTATLLSNPEDPHSALDISLVKQAAAQANVEQPIRIKPTNIELEEEGVRISLTVVDTPGFGDGIDNEYCFQEISSYLERQYDDILAEESRIKRNPRFKDNRVHALLYFIPPTGHALRELDIELMRRLSPRVNVIPVIGKADSLTPSELRDFKKRIMEDIEYYGIPVYNFPYDAEEDDEETIADNSALRALLPFAIVGSEEEIMIDGEPVRGRRYPWGIVDVDNPDHSDFTRLRSALLATHLTDLKEITHDFLYENYRTEKLSRSVNGTDPDSSIHPEDMANQSVRLKEEQLRREEEKLREIELKVQREIQLKRQELLAKEDSLKVLEARLAAQNAAHSREGTPNY, encoded by the exons ATGGCCGCAAGACCAACAAGAGCTAGGAAGCAGGCCAAGAAGGGTGTACAGCTCACCCTCATGGTAGTCG GCGCATCCGGCACAGGCCGCACCACTTTTGTAAACACCCTCGTAGAGTCCTTCCTCCTCGAACACAGCACAGCTACCCTCCTCTCAAACCCCGAGGACCCCCATTCCGCCCTCGACATCTCCCTCGTAAAGCAGGCAGCTGCTCAGGCCAACGTAGAGCAACCTATACGCATCAAGCCTACAAATATCGAACTCGAGGAGGAGGGTGTCAGGATCTCGCTGACAGTGGTGGACACCCCTGGCTTTGGCGATGGTATCGACAATGAGTATTG CTTCCAAGAAATCTCAAGCTACCTTGAACGTCAATATGATGATATCCTGGCGGAGGAATCTAGGATCAAGCGTAATCCTCGTTTCAAGGACAACCGAGTCCACGCTTTGCTCTATTTCATCCCCCCCACGGGCCATGC TCTCCGAGAATTGGATATCGAATTGATGCGCAGACTGTCTCCTCGGGTAAACGTCATTCCAGTCATTGGCAAAGCCGATTCTCTTACTCCTTCAGAGCTTAGGGATTTCAAGAAGCGT ATAATGGAAGATATCGAATACTATGGTATTCCCGTCTACAACTTTCCCTATGACGCcgaggaagatgacgaggagACTATTGCAGACAACTCTGCCCTCCGTGCCCTTCTTCCGTTTGCGATTGTCGGTTCTGAGGAGGAAATTATGATTGATGGCGAGCCTGTACGGGGAAGGAGATACCCTTGGGGTATCGTTGATGTAGACAACCCTGATCACTCTGATTTCACCCGTCTGAGAAGTGCTCTCCTTGC CACCCACTTGACCGATCTCAAAGAGATCACCCACGATTTCCTGTACGAAAACTACCGAACAGAAAAGCTTTCACGATCTGTTAACGGAACCGACCC CGACTCTTCCATCCACCCCGAGGATATGGCCAACCAATCTGTCCGACTCAAGGAGGAACAACTTCGccgagaagaagaaaagcTTCGTGAGATTGAGCTCAAGGTGCAGAGGGAGATTCAGTTGAAGAGGCAAGAGTTGTTGGCCAAGGAGGACAGTTTGAAGGTGCTTGAAGCCAGGCTGG CGGCACAAAATGCGGCTCACTCTCGCGAGGGAACCCCTAACTATTAA